Below is a window of Undibacterium sp. YM2 DNA.
GTACGATTACTCTGTGCTAATCGTACCCACAGATACTCAAAAAAACGAAAGAAATAATCGATGTACGCATTCAAATTCACCGCCAAAGACAGTCAAGGCCGCGTCGTCACAGATCGGGTAGAGGCCAGCTCCATTGAAGATGCCTACGACAAGCTGGAGAAGCAGGCTTATCGTGATATACGGGTCATAGACAGCAAAGAAACCGCTATCAATCTTGACAATGCTGATTCAAGGCTGCAACTGAGATTGAGTGCAGACCATGCGCTGCAGTTGCAAAAGCAATCGAGCTTGCTGGTCAGGCTTGGCATGTTGTATGCCAACAATGCAGGCATCTGGGGCCCTTTATTGGTGTGGTGGGCAATCGCAACGGCGGTGAGTGGCAGCCACAGTGTCGCGGCGCTGATACCGGTGCTGTTGTTCGTCGTCCATCTGATCTGGTTTCTGTGGGCGACGACACCCCTGGTTTTATATAATCGCGCCCTCGAAGCTGGCCATTGGCGACGCTGGGCCGAGGTCGAGCGCACCATGCATTTAATAGCACGCTGGAAGTCTTGGTTCAAGACGCCGCTTCCTGAACATGAAATCATTATTCGCCTGGCTATTGCAGAGGCAGGGCAGGGTCGCCTGGAAGCAGCGCTGGCGCGGGCTGCGGTAGTCAAGAGTGACGATACTCTGGCCCCCGGTTTTTATGAAGGGCGACTCGCCTCTATCTATTTTGCGGCGGGAAAATTCCAGGAAGTGGCCATCACCCAACAGGCTGCGCGCAAAATCAATCCCAGTGCAGCCAATACCGTCGATCTCGCCACCACGCTGGTACGCAGGCTGGACAATACCAAAGGCGCGGCCTTGCTGATGGCAGAGATAGAAGACGCCAAACTGTCGGATTTGCAGCGCGTCATCGTGCTGTATTGTCAGGGCTTGATACGGCTCAAGAATGACGAGGCCAAAGAGGCACTGGATTTACTCACACTCTCGCTGGAGCTGAGCAAAGACTTTGGCTCACCGAGCATGAAATATTTTGTGGTTGAAATCCAGGTCCATCTCGCCCTGGCCTTGTGCGCCTGCCAGCGTCACCAGGAAGCCGCACCGCTTTTCTCGGCGGCACGCCCGTTCATAGAAATATGGAAGGATACAGACTTGCTGCAGTTATGTGATCAGGCACAAGCTGGTGGGAAAATGAATAACTGATTGTGCAACCCACATGCGTACGATTACGCTGCGCTAATCGTACCTACTTGCTGTGGTAACCTGGTTTTCAAATCAAATGATATCGCCATGACATTCACATATAAAGATATTACGCCTGAAAAGCGGACAGAATACAGAAAGCAGGTATGCGGACCCATATTTGTGTTTCAAACTTCCTATGCTGAAGATGAGGATAGAGGCATCGTTTTTTTGAGTCTCGGCGGTCAGGGTAATCAGCCACCAGAAAGAGGAGAAGGGCCAAGTTATTACAACTTGATATGGAAGGGATGTGCAATAGCTTTTGAAGCCTACCATGCCATTAAACGTTCTGATGACGGGGGAAGTTTTTTTGAGTTCACCATTACAAAGGTGCAGGTACCAACAAAATCGACGAAAACTTTGAATGACATCAAAGATGCGATTATTGCAGGCGCCCAATGCTATTGGAGTGGCATTTGGGAAGAAACACTGTTGTTGAATGTCAGTTTTTCAGGTATTGAATTTTACTAAGCTAGCAAATTTATTCCATTTCCCTCAACCCGCGTAGGTACGATTAGCGCAGCGTAATCGTACGTATGATGCCTATAAAATTACAAAAGCGCACAAAAGACCTTGCCTTGATCTGGCGCTGGAGCAAAAAATGTTACTCCGCAATTTCTCAGGAAGACCAGCTTTGGGTATCACAGAATTTTACTGACATGCGTACGATTACGCTGCGCTTGTATGGTTATAAGTGACGATTTCTGGGAAACTAGAAAGCGTCGGGGTGGAGGGACAACGCTGCGCATCTGCAGTTTTCGCTGACAGACCCGATTAGAACTCTCCCACCCCACCTCTTCAACGTCGATGAGGAATCCAGCGGTCAATAGGCCTGCCAACCAATACCGCCGATATGTGCAAGCTAACGTGAAGAAGTGGCCACCCCAACATTCTCACTTTAACGATAAGGAGGCAATCATGCAATCCCCGTTATGCATAGGTGTTGATGTGGCGAAATCTGAGGTCGTTATCGCCTGCTCTGAAAGCAGTTTCCCAGTGCGTGCTGTTCCTAATGAATTAGCTGCTTTAAAGAAATTCCTGAAACAACTGCCACCTGGCTCGTCTATTGCGATGGAAGCAACTGGCACCTATCACCAGATGCTGGCCGACCTGGCTTTCCAGATGGGCCTGCATGTTTATGTGCTCAATCCTAAAGATACCCGTCATTATGCGAAAGGGGTTGGGGCGCGAGCCAAGACTGACAACGTCGATGCCATGCTCATTGCACGTTATCTGGCCCATGAAATCAAGGAACTGCGTCGCTATGAACCAGCTACGCCGGAGCAACGCACGATGGATGAACTGCTTAAACGCCGGGCTAAAATTGTTTCTCTAAAGACGGCTTTGCGTCTGACCTGTGATGGAGCACCATCACTGAAAGTGAAGTCAGCCAGGCTTTTAGACAGCTTCACAGAATTACTCAAGCAAATCGATCAGGACATTGCCAGATTGAATAAGGATATTCCCAAGCGTGATGAACAAGTCTGCCGCTTGCAATCCATTGCAGGAGTCGGACTATTAACGAGTTCCTGGCTGGCCAATCTGTTTGACCGCGTTCGCTTCACAAACAGTGATGCTGTCGTTGCATTTGTCGGTATGGACCCACGTCCGTGTGACTCTGGCCAAAAGCGTGGACGCAGGAGGTTGTCCAAGCGAGGCCCTGCTGAAGGGCGCCGCTTGCTATTTAACGCTGGTATGGCGGCAGCAAAATCAAAGGTATGGGCACCTGTGTACCAACATTACCGTCAGCTTGGCTGGCCATCAACGGCCACCATTATGATCATCGCACGTAAAATACTGCGGATTGCTTTTAGCTTGATCAAGAACGGCGTTGATTTTAATTCTGATCTCATCTCGATAAAAACTTGACGGGAACCATAGAATCTAATCGTGCCTACTTGCTGATCATTATTCTTAGCTTACATGATGTACACATACACCAAATCGAAGTTTAAAAGTAACGTGCCGGTCTTGTGTTTTCTTGCGTATGCATTTAGCGGGATGGCATGCATGATGCAACTGGACGATATGAATGAGGACTGGCCACTTGCCTTCAGCTATGCAGCTATTGCCGTGTTAGTTGTGATGGCAATATGCGGCACATATTGGCGCAAGCACATCGTGGAATTCATGCGTTACGGTTTGCTGACAACAGGCTTTCTCATGCTCCTTGTTTTTTCCTGCTTGACATTGTTAAGCACTCCCCACGTATTTTTGGTGAATGCATTGAGCGCAGATAAAACCACCGTCCTGCTAGAAGGAACTATCATTTACAAGCAAGCCTATCACGGTAAATTTCCTTCGCGCATACTCACCATTCGAGGTGAGAACAATCCAGTACCGATAGCCTTGAAAGTAACTCAGGGCGAGTATGACAAGGCCACAGTAGGTGAACATTATCAGCGATGCATGCGCATGGGTGGCCTGGGCTTGCTATTTAAATGGCGCAATGGCGAAGCACCACGATGTACCGATCAATACCAGCATGATAAAAAGGGCATATAAGAGATGAAATTGAATATGAAAAGCCAGCTTTCAGTGGCCTTGTATTGCGCCGCCTTGCCCTGGTTAATCGCCTTCGGGAACTATTTGGACGACAGGCCTGTAAAGCCCTTATTTAATACCTGTTTTAGCCTGGGCTTGTTTGTTGCCCTGTATTGGGTAGGGCCATATCTTGAAGAATTAAGAGACGGAAAAAAACAAAATGATGAAAAGTAAACAGGCATAAAACGATACGGCACTCGTCGTCGCTGCATCTTTCTTTAATCGTAAATAACGTGAATAGATAAGGGCAAATCTTCTGCGATGATTTCACCATTTTTCTGTTGTTCAGGGAAGCGGAACGCGACAGCATTACCAGGGATTTTTTCTAATGGCTTCATCAGGCTAATTGCCACCATTTCGCCTGATTCATTTTTATAAAAAAGTCGTGGTTTGGCAATACGCTCAGGGTAATGGAATTTGACAGCGATGCATTTTTTGCCTGCGGTTTTGAGTCGAATACTCAACCGCGCATCGCGCAGGTAGCTTAGCAACTGATCACATGCCTGGTGCAGGTCAGCTAGTGGATAAACGCCATTAGGATTTAGCCTGATCGATCCTGTATATTGAAAATCAAAAGTGCCAGCTTGACGATTCAACCTGAATTCGGCGTCTTCTTCATAGGCCTGCTTAATATCTGGTATGGAGGTCGTCAGACCTTCATCCAAAGGCAATTCCATCCGCGTGGTTTTACCAATCAACTCAAGGCGCAGGTCTTTTAACGAGGCCTGGCGATCTTTGGGTTTGAGATCAAAAGTCACGCGGACAAAATTTTTATCTTTCTTGTAGTCGTCGTGCCATCTCAACACCTTGTAGGCGTCCCGGTAGGACATCCATTGCGGGTCACGCATTGTGGCAATCGTGACTTGCTGGACAGGCGTATCCACTTCCTGTGCAGAGAGGTCTACGGCAATCAATAGTAAACAAAAAGCGAGGGTGCCACTTTGATTTTTATTCATGCAGGCCCGGGACGGTGGATGATCGGTGAGATTTTAAAAAGTGGACATGCGCCCATGTCAGGGCGCGCACTGACAAAAAAATCAACGAAAATCAGGAGCGGCCAGCAGGCTATTTTGCATCTTCAGCATGGCGGCAAGCGCAGCCCGGCGTGCGGCTTCTGATCCGTACAGGGCAGCAGGGGAATAAGCTGCTTCTTTTTCTTGGTCAAATTTGCCTTCACCCACAACCTCCCTCAGCAACACCTTACCGCTTGATACATCGACCAGCTTAAATTGCAATGTCAAAGTAAAACTCGTAGGTGCCCATGAAGCCCTATTTTGCGATGAAGAACTTGTGCTAATAGTCGGTGTCACCAGGTAATGAATATCGCGCTTCTTCAGGTCGGCAAGGTCAGGCGGATCTGTCAGGCGTATTGCGCTGACGAAGGTATTCTTCAACAATTTATAGAGCCCGAGCTCCATGTCGCGGTAAGGCATATAGGACGCACTGTCACCACCTCCCGCTGGTGTCGTCACCTTTACATTGCGCAGCTCATCAGGCAGATAAAACGCAACTCGCCTTGACAACGGTTCGATGGAGGCGGGCAAGCTAACGTTTCGCAGTTCAGGCTGGATGGTAATGGTATGAGCGCAACCACCAAGCAGCGCCAGCAAAAGTATGAGGAATGAAGTCTTTAACATAGCGTACCGATCAAGTTTTAATATACCGAGCCTGGTTGTGCATCCAGCAGGTCCATCGTGAAATTGGGATAACTTACTTCAAGCAGCAGCGAGAGGTCTTTCGCAGTAATGCGTTGCGATTCAACCCTGAATTGCGTTCTAAAGCCACTAGGGGTGGTCATACCTGAAAATTTGCCCAGATACCTCACTCGTCCTGGGGTCACGGTAAATTCAAGGCCCCGCTCATTTTCAGGTAAAGTTTTCTTGGCAACTTTTTCTTTCGTTAAATAGTCATAGATTAACCAGCTGGACACACGATACCGGCCAGGTGGAAGCTGGATCATTGTCACCCTGTCGAGTTGCGCTACCCTTGTCATTGTCTTGTAAACAGCCGGGTCAATAAATGGCAAAACAAATTCTTCGCCGCCATTAACATTGGTAACACCCAGGGCATAGCTTCCCCCGCCCGAAAAGACGAATGCACCCGCGACATAACCAACATCTGATTTTGGTTTGTCGGCAACTTGAAGTACCGGTTCCAGTGTGACACAGCCAGATAAGACCAGCACAATCACGGCGAGCAGGTATTTTCTTGCGGTAGAAAGTAAAAAAGAAGAAGTTGTAATGTGCATGAAGCTTATCCGTCTCAAGAGGTGCGTAATGACTGCAAAATATAAAGCAGCGATTATAGCAAGACCACATTCCACAAAAAATGAATTTTCCGGCACATAAAGGCACTTTGCAGGTGTTTTGCAGGCAAGATGCAGACATTGGCACACAGTGAGACCTGCTGCGCCAATTGTCATGATGCCTGTTTTTTTGACTCATTGGGCAACAAGACTTACGCGATTATTGGATCGATGGCATTGAGCCCGCGTCGCAAGCCAATCGAAACTGCCATGACGCCAGGATGCTCTGTGCAAGGGAAAATTTCTGCCCTTGCCCCTTCGGCGCATTAGATTGCGCCCTACGATACGGAGTAAAATGACATCGCGGCTTTTTTGCTATTTCGCACAAACCCGGCATGCCGGAGCCTGACCTGGCATCCAGCATCATCGATGCATAGGTAAGCACCGGCTTTGAAACAGATTGCGATAAAATAGCGGCAGTTTCCAATCAATTACTCTTGCGAACCCGATGATATCCAAGCTTGCACGCCTGATTAACAACACGAAGGAGCTTCCGCTCGTGATACGCATCTTGTGTCATGGATGGATGCTTGTGTGTCCGCTGATGCTGCTGTTATTGCTGCAGCCCCTGTTTAACTGGGAAGTGAATGGCCAGGAAATGACTTACCTTGAGCTCTGGACTACCGGTACAGGTGTTGAGCTTGCAGTTTTTTTAGCGATGATGGCGGCGGGTTCATGGGGTATGGCAGCACGCAAACCCTGGGCGCGCTGGGTATTGGTATTCATGCAGCCAGCATTGTTGCTGATGCTGGCCTTATATCCATCGACATGGATGGCGCAAGAAGGTCTGAATATCGCTGATCTGGCCCTACAAACACTGATCGTGTCACTCTGCGTTTATGCCTGCCTGTTTCATCTCCCTGGCATGCGCCGTTATTACCAGGCGGCTGAACCTGCAATGGCTCGCAGACAATTGTAGGTATGATTAGCGAAGCGTAATCGTACGCATGATGCGCGAAAAATTACTCGCCGTCGCAAGAAAATCTGAGCATCGCAAAATACCTGCTTCAACAACATTGCAGTCTTTGCTGAAAACACTATATTGAAGTCGTGATGACATTCGTTCTCCATAGACATTGACGACCAACATGCGTACGATTACGCTGCGCTAATCGTACCTACGTGCCGCCCTATATCCACCGCAAAATCGCAAAAACATATCGCATGAAGATCATACCTCGCTTGCACATCACTGCTGGCATCAGCCTGGCACTAGGCATGTTCATCTATACGGCAACAGCAGCGGCAGCGGCCTCTGCGCCATCATCCTGCAAAGGAATATTTTCAGCAAAAGCCAGGCA
It encodes the following:
- a CDS encoding IS110 family transposase, which produces MQSPLCIGVDVAKSEVVIACSESSFPVRAVPNELAALKKFLKQLPPGSSIAMEATGTYHQMLADLAFQMGLHVYVLNPKDTRHYAKGVGARAKTDNVDAMLIARYLAHEIKELRRYEPATPEQRTMDELLKRRAKIVSLKTALRLTCDGAPSLKVKSARLLDSFTELLKQIDQDIARLNKDIPKRDEQVCRLQSIAGVGLLTSSWLANLFDRVRFTNSDAVVAFVGMDPRPCDSGQKRGRRRLSKRGPAEGRRLLFNAGMAAAKSKVWAPVYQHYRQLGWPSTATIMIIARKILRIAFSLIKNGVDFNSDLISIKT